CTACCTGCATCCATCCCGCCAACCATCCCGCATTCAAAAACTTCACTATCCCGCTTTTTCAGCGGAACAGGCTGTTCGTTTTTGAATAATGCAGGATAGATTGAAGTAAAAAACGCTAATCTTCATCCTTTCAGTATCGTATTATAACAAAAACTGAAAATTATACATTTTAGTCATTGATCTGGTTCAGTAATTCATCCACGGCACTTTTTAGCTGTTCATCCTTTCCCTCAGCCTTGCCGGCGGGATCATTGTTAACAATGACATCAGGAACAGCAGGGCCATGTTCCATGTTTTGATCGGTTTTCTTGACATACCAGGCCCTGAAGGGTAACCGGATGTATGAACCATCGATCAGTCTGCTTCCTCCTGTGGAGATAACGGCACCGAACGTGGGTGTTCCCACCAGCGTTCCGACATCCAGTGTTTTGTAAGCATGGGAAAAGATCTCCGCATTGGAATAACTGTTTTGATTGCACATGGCAATGGAGGGCTTGGTCCATGCCGAAAGGTTCAGCCTTTCAGCAAATGGATAATGTTCCCTGAATTTTTCATGGTTTTTCTCAAGATCATCCGTTGCTCCCCTGGGTATGGTATAGGCATGTTGCTGTACATTGAGTACAGTCATCAGATAGTCGGTTGTCCAGCCCCCACCATTGAACCGTACATCAATCACAATGCCTTTTTTGCCATAACCGCTTGCCGTGAGTTCACGTTGAAATCGTTCAAAACTGTTCCAGTTCATGGCCTGTACATGGATATAACCAAGCTGGCCGTCACTGTATTGTTCTGTCAGTTTTTTGCGTTCCTCAACCCATTCCCGGTATTTCTCCCTGCTCAGGCTGTTTGTGGGACGGATGATTACGTTTCTGGTGCTTCCCTCTTCATCCTGCACTTCCAGGTATATTTCCTTTTTCTCTTTGTTGATCAGATATTGATACAGGTTATTGCCGGCCACTTCTTTTCCGTTAACCATTGTGATGATCTCACCTTCATTCAGCTTGCTGAATGATTTATCTGCCGGCGAATTGGGAATCACATGTGTGATTTTTGCACCTGTTTCATATGGTACAACTTCAACACCAAGCAGTCCGGTTGTGATATCTTCCGTTTCTGCAAGATCACTCCCATATAATCCCATATGACTGGCATCAACCTGCCCCAGCATGATGTTGAACATATCCCGGAAATCGCGCCTTGTAGATGCGGTTAATGCCCTGGATTTGTATTTCTCCTTCAGTGCTTCCCAATCTTGTCCGTGGAAATTCGGATCATAGAATCGACTTTGGAGCAGCGACCAGCCGTTTTGAAAAATTTCCTGCAATTCTTCCTGTAACTGAATATCCATTTCCGCGTTCACTGATACGGACTTCAATGCTTTATCCTTTGGATTCAGATGAGCCAGGCTGCCTCCTTGTCTGAGCATATATAATTTGCCCGAGTTGTGGTCAATCTTCAGGTTTCTGGCTCCCTGCTTGTCATCGGTCAACTGGGTCATATCTTCTCCATTCCATTTGATGCTGTAAATTTCTTCGTCGGCTTTGTAAGTTTTCCAGCCGTCCCGGTTGGAAACAAAGTAGAAGGTTTCTCCGTCCTTTGAGATCAACAGGTCGGACTCGTTTCCGGGCAGGCCGGTGACCTGCTCCAGGCGTTCGTGGATGTTTTCCAGGTCAATCTCTACTTTTACCGAATCTTCTTGTTTTTTGTTATTCTCTTCCTCTTCATCGTCCATTTCCTGCCAGTCTTCCATGGTTTTTTGCCAGTCTTCCGTTTTTAGCCAGGCAAACCAAAGGTCTCTGTCGCCGTTGTTCCTTTCCGAAAGGAAGCCCAGCTTGCTTCCGTCAGGGCTCCAGAAAGGCTGATAATCCCCTTTGGGATGCATGCTGACATTTACGGGACCCTGGCTGTTGTCGGCTGAATGAATGTAAACCTCGGAATTGAAATTGAGGTCATCCAGTGAATAAGCCAGCCATTTGCTGTCCGGGCTCCAGGTGAGCCCACCGGGAGAGGCCCATCCTTCCCTGAGTGTGGTTGTATTGGTGAGCTCTGCCTGTTCAGTATCGATCTCTGCTGTGATGAGGGTTCCGTTATCCCGTATAAAAGCAATTTTATTACCGTCGGGAGAAACGGTAGGGTTTTCCTCGGGCTCTTCGGTATGGGTCAGCCTGAGGGTTTCAAATTTTAAACTTTGATAAAGATTGGTATGTTCGGGATCCGAAGAGCGCAACAGGTATATATCCTTTTGTCCTTCGCGGTCGGAAACAAAAACCAATGTAGTGTCATTGACCCAGTCGAGGTCGAAATCCCGGTAGGGATGTTCGGTTAGCCTGACTGTGCGTGTTTTCTCTTTCTTGTTATTGACCAGAAACAGTTCGCCCCTTACGACAAAAGCCGTTTGCTTTCCATTGGGGGAAAGGGCATAATCGCTGAGGTTGCTGTTGTATGTTTTGTGCTTTACCGGAACATGCCTGTAGTCCCGGGTGAGATTCAGGGCCAGTTTTTGAGGCCGGTCGTCTGTTTCCTTTTTAATATAAATATCAATCCCTTTTTCAAATGCCAATGTGCTGCCATCGGAACTTACGTCAAAATAACGTATTCCGTTTTCCGCTGCATCTGTCAGGGCTACGGCGCTGCCTGACTTCTGGCCGTTGTTATCCAGATTGATCCTAAATATATTGTATTTCCCATTTCTGGAGCTTATAAAGTATAAAGTATTGGAGCCTACCCAACGGGGTTGAAAATCATTTCCCTCATAGGTGGTTATCTGGTGATACACATCATTTTCCTTGTCATATACCCAGATATCTTTATTGGCAGGGCCTTTATAATCTTCCCTGGTTTCTCGGCAGGACCCTCTTACAAAAGCAATGAACCTTTTGTTGGGTGAAAGCACCGGTGTATATCCTACAGCATCCAAAATACGCCGGGGTGTTTCTCCATCCAGAGATACTTTGTATATCTCTTCTTCCCGCTCTACCTGTGCAAAGGCCCTGTTGGTGGTAAAAGCCACGTCATTTTCCGATAACCATCCGGAGGCCCGGTCGTTGGTTGAATGGTAGGTCAGGCGGCGGGTTTCACTTCCGTCCGTATTGATGGTGAACACATCTTCATTCCCGTAGCGGTCACTGGTGAATGCTATGTGGCTGTCATCCGGGCTCCAGTGAGGCATTCCTTCATATCCCTCATGGATGGTCAAACGGTTCGCTATGGACGCGTTGTTTAGATCTTTTACCCAGATATCCCCCTGATAGCTGAAAGCTAACCGGGAACCATCACTGTTTAACGAGGGATAACGAATGAAAAAGTTGTTCTCCCGGGCCTGAATGGACATCAAGGCTGGAGCAAGTAATATCAGTATTAAGAGCAAGATGGGTCTTTTAAGCATAACAATCGGTTTTTGTAAATTGAACATATTTTAATCGGTTTGTTTAATATACTTTTGATAATATTTACAGTATTCAGTCAGCGGACATTGGTTGCATTTCGGATTTCTCGCCGTGCAGATATACCTTCCGTGAAGGATCAGCCAATGGTGTGCTTTGGGGATCAGATCTTCGGGAATATATTGTATCAGTTGCTTTTCAGCCTGGAGCGGGTTCTTTGCCTTCCAGGTCAGGCCAATTCTTTCGGAAACTCTGAATACGTGGGTGTCAACAGCCATGGCAGGCTTGTTGTAAAGAACAGAAGCAATGACGTTGGCAGATTTTCTTCCCACACCGGGCAGTTTTTGCAGGTTTTTAACATCATCCGGAACATTGCCGTTGAATTCTTCAATTAGTGTCCGGGCCATGCCTGCCAGATGTTTGGCCTTGTTGTTGGGATATGTGCAGCTTTTAATGTATTCATAAATTTCTTCAGGATGGGTTTCTGCCATCACCTGTGGAGAAGGAAATGCCTCAAGAAGGGGAGGCGTGATCATATTGACCCTTTTATCCGTGCACTGGGCAGATAATATCACAGCTACAATCAGTTCAAAAGGGTCATTATGGTTCAGCTCGGTTTCCGCCAGGGGATGATGTTCCCTGAAATACTCCATCACCTTATCTATTCGTTCTTTTCTCGTCATTAATATAAATTCTTATTGCAAAAGCCGATGCGGTTTTATAAAGCCTATTCACACACCCAAAATTAAAACAAACCATGCTGTGGAACAAATTTATCGGTTTTATTGTGTGGAAAGTGCTGTTATATGTATAATTTTATGGCCTCAAAAGAGAAAAAGGGATTCGTATGGTAAGTTACTTACAGGTAAATGGGCTGACCAAGGCTTTTGGGGATCTGATACTGTTTGAAGATCTGTCTTTTGGAATAGCCAGGGACCAAAAGACGGCATTGATTGCGAAAAACGGAATCGGAAAAACAACATTGCTGAATATACTGGCAGGAAAAGATTCGCCTGATAAAGGAGATGTTATCTACCGGAATGATATCAGGGTAGGATATCTGGCCCAGGAACCTCAAATGGATCCTGAAAAGACTACCCATGAGTTTGTCTTCCGCTCTTCAAATAAGATGCTCAAAGCTATTCAGGAGTATGAACGAGCCATGAATAGCGGAGAGCCTGAAAAGATTTCCACTGCTTTTGATCAGATGGATCGTCTGGGTGCCTGGGATCATGAAATAAAGGTCAATCAGATTCTTTCCCAGCTCAATATTGAGGATTTCAACAAGAAAATCAAACAACTTTCAGGCGGCGAAAAGAAAAGAGTGGCACTTGCAGAGGTGCTGATTCATGAACCGGATTTCCTGATCCTTGATGAGCCTACCAATCATCTCGACCTGAATATGATTGAATGGCTGGAGGAATATCTGAAGAATTTAGCTTTTACATTGTTGATGGTAACACACGACCGATATTTCCTCGACCGAATATGCAACGATATTCTTGAGCTTGAAGGTTCATCCCTGTACCGTTATAAAGGAAACTATTCCTATTTTCTCAGAAAAAGAAAAGAACGAATCCACAATCAGGAAAAGGAAGTTGAAAAGGCAAAAAATCAGCTCCGAAAAGAAGAAGACTGGATCAAAAGGATGCCTAAAGCCCGGGGAACAAAAGCCAAACACAGAATCGACAATTATTATCGTTTGAAAGACGTTGCTGCTCAGGAAAGGGAAGAAGAGACCATGAAAGTGGATTTCGAGGCCTCCCGCATGGGCAAGAAGATTATGATTGTTAAAAACCTGGGTAAAAATATTCAGAATGCCCCTTTAATTGATGGCTTCTCCTACCAGTTTGAGCGGTATGAAAAAGTAGGTCTGGTTGGACCCAATGGCAGCGGAAAAACCACTTTCCTGAACCTGATCGTGGGCGAAGACCAACCCGATGAAGGTTATATTGAAGCCGGCGAAACCATTCAAATAGGTTATTACCGGCAGGAGGGCATGTCATTTGACGAAGATCAAAGGGTGATAGATGTCGCCCAGGGAGTGGCTGACGCTGTTACTATGGGCGATGGAAGCGTATTGACCGCCAAACAGTTCCTGAACTACTTTCTTTTTGATTATGACAAACAATATGTGAAGGTGGAAAAGTTAAGTGGCGGAGAAAAACGCCGTTTGTATCTGCTTACCATATTAATGAAGAAGCCCAATTTTCTGATCCTCGACGAGCCTACCAATGATCTGGATATTATGACCTTAAATGTGCTGGAGCACTATCTTCAGCAATTCAACGGGTGTGTACTGATCGTATCGCACGATCGTTATTTTATGGATAACATTGTGGATCATATTTTCGTTTTTAGGGGCAAAGGTGAAATAAAGGATTTTCCGGGCACATACACTCATTACCGCGATCAGATCGTGAGTAGCTTTTACAATGAAAAGCCTGATAAATCAAAGAAAAAATCCAGTGGAAAACCCAAAACAAAAAAGAATAGTTCTGTTTCCTATCAACAGAGGAAAGAATATGAAAATCTGGAAAAAGAGATTGAAACCCTGGAGCAGGAGAAAAAGTCACTGGAAGAAGAGATGAACAGCGGTAAGCTGGATAATGACAAAATTATGGAAAAATCGAACAGGCTGGGTGAGGTGATGCGATTGATCGATGAGAAAACGGACCGCTGGCTTGAATTGAGCGAGATGATCAACAATTAGATGAAAGACTTTTTGGCTTTAGTCTTATATGACTGAATTTTGAGGTGTAACCAATACCTTAAATATATGGAAAACCGGCATAGAATTGATGATTTAAGAGAAAGGGAAAAAGAACTGAATTGTCTCTATCGGATCATGCAAATTCTGAAAGATGAGGAAAAGGACATTGACGATATTCTTAAGGAAGTGGTCGATGAGATCCCCTATGGATGGAGATTCTCCGGTATTTGCATGGTGAAATTGATTTATCAGGACAGGCAGTTTACAACACCCCATTTTTATGAGACCAAGTGGTATCAAAGTGCGGAAATCGTTGTGGATGAAAAGGTGATGGGAGATATCAGGGTGTATTATGCCGAGAATGTAACAGAAGGCCCTGAAAGCTTGTTTTTACCCGAGGAATATCAACTGCTGAAAAACATTGCCACCCAGGTATCCTTGTTTATATTTAACAGACGGCTGAGATATACGCTGAACTACCTTAGTAAGGAAAGTTCCTACAGTGAAAAAAAGGAGCTGTTGCCCCATGATTCGGATTATCATTGGAAATGGAGAGACATGATGGCTCATGTAATTGCGCAGCGTGCTGATTTTAAACGATTCGGGATCAAAGCCATTTATATTATAGGAAGTACCCAGGAAGGTACAGCGGGAGCAGGAAGTGATCTTGATTTGCTTATCCATGCCGATGCCGATGAAAGACAGAGAGAATTGATTAAAGCATGGATAGATGGATGGAGCAAATGTCTGGCAGAAGTAAATTATGAGAGAACAGGCTACCAGGTAAAAGATTTAATTGATCTGCATCTTGTCACCACCAGGGAACTGAAAGACAAGAAAGATAGTTTCGCTGCTATGGTGGGGAGACATGAGAATGCTGCCAAACTGATCAGAGAGGAAGAATGAAGGATATGATGCACTGCTTTTTTGTTTCCGATCTTCATGGAAATACCGGGAAATACGATAAATTATATCATCTTCTGCTTCGCCAGCCACCGGATATTCTTTTTATTGGCGGAGACATTCTGCCACATGGTTTTTATATGAAGAAAAAGAAAAGAGAACCGGAGGATTTTATCCGGAACCAACTGGCAGAAAGGTTTATCAAATTAAAAGAGAAGCTTGGGGAACGATATCCGAAAGTTTTTCTTATTATGGGAAATGATGATCCCAGGATCAATGAGGAAAGCATTATAAAGCTTGGTTCGCAATACCAGATATGGGACTACATCCACAAGCGACATGTGCAGTATGCCCATTATGATATTTATGGCTATGCTTTTGTGCCACCCACACCTTTCGGTTTAAAGGACTGGGAAAAATATGATGTTTCCCGGTTTGTAGACCCAGGGTGCAGCCATCCCGCTCAAGGTATGCGTACGGTAAAACCCGATTATGATCCCGAGCATGAAAATATTAAGAACGACCTGCATGCCTTGACTGAGGAGAAAGATCTTTCCTCTGCGATCTTTTTGTTTCATTCTCCTCCTTATGATACATCTCTGGACCGTGCAGCCCTGGACGGGAAAATGGTCGATTATGTCCCTATGGACGTGCATGTGGGAAGCATTGCCATACAGCGATTTATTAACGAGCGTCAACCCCTGCTGACTTTACACGGCCACATTCACGAGGCTTCTTCTATTACCGGCAGTTGGAGTGAAAAGATGGGCAACACTTTTGCCTTTAACGCCTCCTAC
The sequence above is a segment of the Bacteroidales bacterium genome. Coding sequences within it:
- a CDS encoding metallophosphoesterase — encoded protein: MMHCFFVSDLHGNTGKYDKLYHLLLRQPPDILFIGGDILPHGFYMKKKKREPEDFIRNQLAERFIKLKEKLGERYPKVFLIMGNDDPRINEESIIKLGSQYQIWDYIHKRHVQYAHYDIYGYAFVPPTPFGLKDWEKYDVSRFVDPGCSHPAQGMRTVKPDYDPEHENIKNDLHALTEEKDLSSAIFLFHSPPYDTSLDRAALDGKMVDYVPMDVHVGSIAIQRFINERQPLLTLHGHIHEASSITGSWSEKMGNTFAFNASYDVKDHLAVVEFELENLRNAKRFIL
- a CDS encoding PD40 domain-containing protein — its product is MLKRPILLLILILLAPALMSIQARENNFFIRYPSLNSDGSRLAFSYQGDIWVKDLNNASIANRLTIHEGYEGMPHWSPDDSHIAFTSDRYGNEDVFTINTDGSETRRLTYHSTNDRASGWLSENDVAFTTNRAFAQVEREEEIYKVSLDGETPRRILDAVGYTPVLSPNKRFIAFVRGSCRETREDYKGPANKDIWVYDKENDVYHQITTYEGNDFQPRWVGSNTLYFISSRNGKYNIFRINLDNNGQKSGSAVALTDAAENGIRYFDVSSDGSTLAFEKGIDIYIKKETDDRPQKLALNLTRDYRHVPVKHKTYNSNLSDYALSPNGKQTAFVVRGELFLVNNKKEKTRTVRLTEHPYRDFDLDWVNDTTLVFVSDREGQKDIYLLRSSDPEHTNLYQSLKFETLRLTHTEEPEENPTVSPDGNKIAFIRDNGTLITAEIDTEQAELTNTTTLREGWASPGGLTWSPDSKWLAYSLDDLNFNSEVYIHSADNSQGPVNVSMHPKGDYQPFWSPDGSKLGFLSERNNGDRDLWFAWLKTEDWQKTMEDWQEMDDEEEENNKKQEDSVKVEIDLENIHERLEQVTGLPGNESDLLISKDGETFYFVSNRDGWKTYKADEEIYSIKWNGEDMTQLTDDKQGARNLKIDHNSGKLYMLRQGGSLAHLNPKDKALKSVSVNAEMDIQLQEELQEIFQNGWSLLQSRFYDPNFHGQDWEALKEKYKSRALTASTRRDFRDMFNIMLGQVDASHMGLYGSDLAETEDITTGLLGVEVVPYETGAKITHVIPNSPADKSFSKLNEGEIITMVNGKEVAGNNLYQYLINKEKKEIYLEVQDEEGSTRNVIIRPTNSLSREKYREWVEERKKLTEQYSDGQLGYIHVQAMNWNSFERFQRELTASGYGKKGIVIDVRFNGGGWTTDYLMTVLNVQQHAYTIPRGATDDLEKNHEKFREHYPFAERLNLSAWTKPSIAMCNQNSYSNAEIFSHAYKTLDVGTLVGTPTFGAVISTGGSRLIDGSYIRLPFRAWYVKKTDQNMEHGPAVPDVIVNNDPAGKAEGKDEQLKSAVDELLNQIND
- the nth gene encoding endonuclease III; the encoded protein is MTRKERIDKVMEYFREHHPLAETELNHNDPFELIVAVILSAQCTDKRVNMITPPLLEAFPSPQVMAETHPEEIYEYIKSCTYPNNKAKHLAGMARTLIEEFNGNVPDDVKNLQKLPGVGRKSANVIASVLYNKPAMAVDTHVFRVSERIGLTWKAKNPLQAEKQLIQYIPEDLIPKAHHWLILHGRYICTARNPKCNQCPLTEYCKYYQKYIKQTD
- a CDS encoding nucleotidyltransferase domain-containing protein, which gives rise to MENRHRIDDLREREKELNCLYRIMQILKDEEKDIDDILKEVVDEIPYGWRFSGICMVKLIYQDRQFTTPHFYETKWYQSAEIVVDEKVMGDIRVYYAENVTEGPESLFLPEEYQLLKNIATQVSLFIFNRRLRYTLNYLSKESSYSEKKELLPHDSDYHWKWRDMMAHVIAQRADFKRFGIKAIYIIGSTQEGTAGAGSDLDLLIHADADERQRELIKAWIDGWSKCLAEVNYERTGYQVKDLIDLHLVTTRELKDKKDSFAAMVGRHENAAKLIREEE
- a CDS encoding ABC-F family ATP-binding cassette domain-containing protein translates to MVSYLQVNGLTKAFGDLILFEDLSFGIARDQKTALIAKNGIGKTTLLNILAGKDSPDKGDVIYRNDIRVGYLAQEPQMDPEKTTHEFVFRSSNKMLKAIQEYERAMNSGEPEKISTAFDQMDRLGAWDHEIKVNQILSQLNIEDFNKKIKQLSGGEKKRVALAEVLIHEPDFLILDEPTNHLDLNMIEWLEEYLKNLAFTLLMVTHDRYFLDRICNDILELEGSSLYRYKGNYSYFLRKRKERIHNQEKEVEKAKNQLRKEEDWIKRMPKARGTKAKHRIDNYYRLKDVAAQEREEETMKVDFEASRMGKKIMIVKNLGKNIQNAPLIDGFSYQFERYEKVGLVGPNGSGKTTFLNLIVGEDQPDEGYIEAGETIQIGYYRQEGMSFDEDQRVIDVAQGVADAVTMGDGSVLTAKQFLNYFLFDYDKQYVKVEKLSGGEKRRLYLLTILMKKPNFLILDEPTNDLDIMTLNVLEHYLQQFNGCVLIVSHDRYFMDNIVDHIFVFRGKGEIKDFPGTYTHYRDQIVSSFYNEKPDKSKKKSSGKPKTKKNSSVSYQQRKEYENLEKEIETLEQEKKSLEEEMNSGKLDNDKIMEKSNRLGEVMRLIDEKTDRWLELSEMINN